One Candidatus Bathyarchaeota archaeon DNA segment encodes these proteins:
- the rsmA gene encoding 16S rRNA (adenine(1518)-N(6)/adenine(1519)-N(6))-dimethyltransferase RsmA, with product MRTYRVFPKKYLGQNFVVDEQFLQLMSSYASVGRSDVVLEVGAGFGFLTCLLAQKSRKVIAVEADARLMTALQNELGGFDNAELIEGNILKVAIPPFDKVVSNPPFSISSPLLFWLLKRTFNCAVLTFQKEFARRLDTPIGSKDYGRLTVSTSYHVEVELLDNVPKEAFYPPPDVDVVIVRLIPKRLAPFKVEDEEVFDEVVQTLFTQRNRKVRNAVLPLLRKYGLKGTAAVKRADVLPFHNKRVRDLAPEDFGALANELST from the coding sequence ATGCGTACCTATAGAGTTTTTCCGAAGAAGTATTTGGGCCAAAACTTCGTTGTTGATGAGCAATTTTTGCAACTTATGAGTTCGTATGCGTCTGTAGGGCGATCAGACGTTGTTTTGGAGGTTGGTGCGGGTTTTGGCTTTCTTACATGTCTTCTTGCTCAGAAGTCGAGGAAAGTTATTGCTGTTGAAGCGGATGCTCGATTAATGACGGCTTTGCAGAATGAGCTTGGCGGGTTTGATAATGCAGAGTTAATAGAAGGCAACATTCTCAAAGTTGCCATACCGCCTTTTGACAAAGTGGTTTCTAATCCGCCTTTCTCAATCTCTTCGCCACTTCTTTTCTGGCTTTTAAAAAGAACTTTTAACTGTGCTGTTTTAACCTTTCAAAAAGAGTTCGCCAGACGCCTCGACACACCGATAGGCAGCAAGGATTACGGTCGTCTAACCGTTTCCACTTCTTACCATGTTGAAGTAGAACTGCTAGACAATGTTCCTAAAGAGGCGTTTTATCCCCCACCTGACGTGGATGTTGTTATAGTGCGGTTGATACCTAAGAGATTGGCGCCTTTCAAGGTAGAAGACGAAGAAGTTTTTGATGAAGTCGTGCAAACTCTGTTTACACAACGCAACAGAAAAGTCCGAAACGCGGTTCTACCACTCCTCCGTAAATATGGATTAAAGGGTACAGCGGCTGTGAAAAGAGCCGATGTTTTGCCATTTCATAATAAACGTGTTCGAGATTTGGCGCCTGAAGATTTTGGAGCGTTAGCAAATGAATTATCGACCTAA
- a CDS encoding DUF655 domain-containing protein, whose protein sequence is MLFRFEGAREEGMEKRYEEHAYVLDFLSHGRAGIRPGYRSGAVVQVVGEAFFTLLEAIVKEGLVLKPQDRVYVGKDKREKITYIIGRVGFNELTANAKMELPSVIEGIVLRREHWFVNFFNTAHAITPRMHAMELIPGIGKKYMWQIINERERKPFESFEDLQKRTNIPDPAKLVAKRVVEELSGDSKYRLFTRIP, encoded by the coding sequence ATGTTATTTCGGTTTGAAGGGGCGAGAGAAGAGGGTATGGAGAAAAGATACGAGGAACACGCCTACGTACTGGATTTTCTATCTCACGGTCGCGCAGGCATAAGACCTGGTTACCGGTCAGGGGCGGTTGTCCAAGTGGTAGGTGAAGCTTTTTTCACTCTGTTAGAAGCCATAGTGAAAGAAGGTCTAGTCCTTAAGCCTCAAGACCGAGTTTACGTTGGAAAAGACAAGAGAGAGAAAATCACCTATATAATTGGCAGAGTCGGCTTTAACGAGTTGACTGCGAACGCCAAGATGGAGCTGCCAAGTGTAATTGAAGGAATTGTTTTAAGACGTGAACACTGGTTCGTTAACTTCTTCAACACAGCCCATGCCATAACTCCACGCATGCACGCCATGGAACTCATTCCAGGCATTGGCAAGAAGTACATGTGGCAAATTATTAATGAGCGTGAACGGAAGCCCTTTGAAAGTTTCGAAGACTTGCAAAAACGCACTAACATACCTGATCCAGCTAAGTTGGTAGCTAAACGTGTTGTTGAAGAGCTGTCGGGAGACAGTAAATACAGGCTATTTACGCGGATACCCTAG
- a CDS encoding tRNA pseudouridine(54/55) synthase Pus10: MGILEEAVQMLTEHPLCSNCLGRQFALLGHGVENRNRGEAIKLLLTLRGHQLTLSKDKTGIPLLKTVAANGSFDMARNVLKRFNKRARAKKPCSLCEGKLENINALADKAAKKLTSYEFTTFLVGIELPLRVAEREDEFKARFNVTHGESMKSQFSRDIGKRICEMTNKEVDYGRPEIVMLINPFTRRVRLQINSLYVAGRYRKLVRGIPQSRWSCRECGGKGCESCNWTGKKYQESVEEFIGIPLLEMAEGEEIAFHGAGREDVDARMLGSGRPFVLEVKEPKKRFIDLQKLEQTVNKRAKGKVEVRNLCFADKDVVRRFKKAEAAEKIYRVIIKFGQDVSGEELERIEKTLTNATVRQQTPQRVLHRRANLTREKYIYKAKVKRLSYNRAEMQIRCQGGLYIKELVTGDKGRTEPSVASILDTKATPLQLDVLSVVTGEEK; encoded by the coding sequence ATGGGCATTCTGGAAGAAGCCGTGCAAATGCTAACAGAACATCCCCTATGCAGCAACTGTTTGGGCAGACAATTTGCCCTCCTCGGACACGGCGTAGAAAATAGGAACCGTGGCGAAGCAATTAAGTTGCTGCTTACTCTGAGGGGGCATCAACTCACACTTTCTAAAGACAAAACTGGCATTCCTCTGTTAAAAACCGTTGCTGCCAACGGCTCTTTTGACATGGCTCGTAATGTTTTAAAACGCTTCAACAAACGTGCACGAGCAAAAAAACCATGTTCCCTCTGTGAAGGAAAGCTCGAAAACATTAACGCCCTTGCAGATAAGGCTGCAAAAAAACTGACAAGCTACGAATTTACCACGTTTCTTGTCGGTATAGAATTACCGCTCAGGGTAGCGGAGCGAGAAGACGAATTTAAAGCTCGCTTCAACGTCACTCACGGCGAGAGCATGAAAAGCCAATTCAGTCGAGATATCGGAAAACGAATTTGTGAAATGACTAACAAGGAAGTTGACTATGGACGACCTGAGATAGTTATGCTCATAAATCCCTTTACCCGCCGCGTTAGGCTACAGATAAACTCTCTCTACGTTGCTGGTAGATACAGAAAACTTGTCCGCGGCATTCCTCAGTCACGGTGGTCGTGCAGAGAATGTGGTGGCAAAGGCTGCGAAAGTTGCAACTGGACTGGTAAAAAATATCAGGAATCTGTTGAGGAGTTCATCGGCATTCCACTGCTGGAAATGGCAGAGGGCGAGGAAATTGCTTTTCATGGCGCCGGCAGAGAAGATGTTGACGCTCGTATGCTTGGCTCCGGGCGCCCTTTCGTCTTAGAAGTTAAAGAACCCAAGAAGCGCTTTATCGACTTGCAGAAACTTGAGCAAACAGTTAACAAACGTGCAAAAGGGAAAGTTGAAGTACGCAATCTTTGTTTTGCTGATAAAGATGTTGTTAGGCGGTTTAAGAAGGCAGAGGCAGCCGAGAAAATCTACCGTGTGATAATCAAATTTGGCCAAGATGTTTCTGGCGAAGAGCTGGAGAGAATAGAAAAAACGCTGACTAATGCCACCGTTCGCCAGCAGACGCCTCAACGTGTTTTACATCGCCGCGCTAATTTGACACGAGAAAAGTACATATATAAGGCAAAGGTAAAGAGGTTGTCATATAACCGCGCGGAAATGCAAATTCGTTGTCAAGGGGGTCTTTACATAAAAGAGTTAGTCACTGGAGATAAGGGTCGCACAGAACCCAGCGTAGCCAGTATCCTAGATACCAAAGCTACACCTCTCCAATTAGACGTATTAAGCGTGGTTACAGGAGAAGAAAAATGA
- a CDS encoding 50S ribosomal protein L21e produces the protein MKSRGYRRKTRSLLRKEAREKGKTGLSKILREYNPGDRVVVKLNPSVQKGMPHRRFHGKIGIIENRRGQAYVVNVTQGKTVKEIIVRPEHLEPFTA, from the coding sequence ATGAAGTCAAGAGGATACCGTCGCAAAACTCGTTCTCTGCTGCGAAAGGAAGCAAGAGAAAAAGGCAAAACGGGTCTGAGCAAAATACTCAGAGAATACAACCCGGGTGACCGAGTGGTTGTAAAGTTAAACCCAAGTGTTCAAAAAGGCATGCCCCACCGCCGTTTCCACGGGAAAATCGGCATCATAGAAAATAGAAGAGGACAAGCCTACGTAGTGAACGTTACTCAAGGCAAAACGGTTAAGGAAATAATAGTTAGACCCGAACACCTTGAGCCCTTTACGGCATAA
- a CDS encoding transcriptional regulator: MTKFIQCAQCNVKITDDKCEFAIYKYVIDGEEYVFCCEKCAEQYEKKKKA, from the coding sequence GTGACTAAATTCATACAGTGTGCACAGTGCAACGTAAAAATAACAGACGATAAATGCGAGTTTGCAATCTACAAATATGTTATCGATGGTGAAGAATACGTGTTCTGCTGCGAGAAATGCGCCGAACAATATGAAAAAAAGAAAAAAGCATAA
- the nifU gene encoding Fe-S cluster assembly scaffold protein NifU, translating to MYSEKVMEHFRNPRNVGEIPDADGVGTVGNPVCGDVMTMYIKVKDNRIVDIKFKTFGCGAAVATSSMITELAKGKTLEEATEISRGDVADSLGGLPPIKMHCSNLAADALHEAIKDYQKKQGANEK from the coding sequence GTGTATAGCGAAAAGGTTATGGAGCATTTTAGAAACCCTCGAAACGTGGGAGAAATTCCAGACGCTGACGGCGTAGGCACTGTTGGAAATCCCGTATGCGGCGACGTGATGACCATGTACATCAAAGTCAAAGACAACCGCATCGTTGACATTAAGTTCAAAACCTTCGGCTGCGGCGCAGCAGTCGCCACAAGCAGCATGATAACAGAGTTGGCTAAAGGCAAGACTTTGGAAGAGGCTACGGAGATTAGCCGAGGCGATGTGGCAGACAGCCTAGGAGGTCTTCCACCAATAAAGATGCACTGCTCGAACCTAGCTGCAGATGCGTTGCATGAAGCCATAAAAGACTATCAGAAAAAGCAGGGAGCAAATGAAAAGTGA
- a CDS encoding RNA polymerase Rpb4 → MSRKALKEKMLTVPEVKQLLESIGEENLDQFQRRAFDYTAKFAKVEAKPAKELVKGLVKKFELEEEEAVQVVNCMPESIEEIRVFLAGGRKIVETQKLEDILTFLNQHRKKE, encoded by the coding sequence ATGTCCAGAAAAGCATTAAAAGAAAAAATGTTAACCGTACCAGAAGTTAAGCAGCTGTTGGAATCCATCGGGGAAGAAAATCTGGACCAGTTTCAACGCCGAGCCTTCGATTACACAGCCAAGTTTGCCAAAGTAGAAGCAAAACCTGCCAAAGAGCTTGTGAAAGGCTTGGTAAAAAAGTTTGAACTTGAAGAGGAGGAAGCTGTGCAGGTGGTCAACTGCATGCCCGAAAGCATTGAGGAGATTCGTGTTTTCTTGGCTGGCGGGCGAAAAATTGTAGAAACACAGAAATTGGAAGACATACTAACATTTTTGAATCAGCATCGGAAAAAGGAATAA
- a CDS encoding class I SAM-dependent methyltransferase, translated as MNYRPKKVFFGKHVFVVSGEVYEPAEDTFLIAHNLSVSGGEKVLDMGTGCGILAVLAAEKASEVVAVDINPHAVVCAKKNAELNGVGAKVETRLGNLFDAVEADEKFDLVLFNAPYLPVERDEGKSWIEKAWAGEKSGRTVIDRFISKASKFLIENGRILLVQSSLSNVEETLRRFSQCKLHAAIVGEEKLAFEKIVLIEARQ; from the coding sequence ATGAATTATCGACCTAAAAAGGTCTTTTTTGGAAAGCATGTTTTTGTTGTTTCTGGAGAAGTATATGAGCCTGCAGAAGACACGTTTCTCATTGCCCATAATCTGTCTGTCAGCGGAGGTGAAAAGGTCTTAGACATGGGTACTGGTTGTGGCATCCTTGCTGTGTTAGCTGCCGAAAAGGCGAGTGAAGTAGTAGCAGTAGACATCAACCCTCATGCTGTGGTTTGTGCCAAGAAAAACGCTGAACTGAATGGTGTTGGAGCAAAGGTTGAAACACGTTTAGGAAATCTTTTTGACGCTGTTGAAGCTGACGAAAAATTCGATTTAGTTCTCTTCAATGCGCCCTATCTGCCTGTTGAACGGGATGAAGGGAAAAGCTGGATTGAGAAGGCTTGGGCAGGCGAAAAGTCGGGGCGAACGGTTATTGACCGATTTATCAGCAAAGCTTCAAAATTCCTCATAGAAAATGGGCGTATTCTGTTGGTGCAGTCAAGCCTTTCAAACGTGGAAGAGACGTTAAGACGGTTTTCACAGTGCAAGCTGCATGCAGCGATAGTTGGTGAGGAAAAGTTAGCTTTTGAGAAAATTGTGCTGATTGAAGCTAGACAATGA